The following proteins are encoded in a genomic region of Nitrospirota bacterium:
- the hypE gene encoding hydrogenase expression/formation protein HypE: protein MDRILLGHGGGGKLMHELIEKHFVPAFDLGQMTDSAILNVAPGKLAFTTDSFVVSPLFFEGGDIGTLAVNGTVNDLSVCGAKPLYLSAAFIIEEGFLISDLSKIVESMSKAASLAGVKIVTGDTKVVEKGKADGVFINTAGVGFLSEDVEISPLKIKISDVVIVSGEIGNHGACIMAGRNGLSFTPPLLTDSRPLNALIKEMLACSKNIHFMRDPTRGGIATTLKEGAVASGKCIMIKEHLLPIADQVKGLCDLLGLDPLYIANEGILIAIVDKQDADKLLEVMRKHPHGRNSAIIGEVLTAPEGMVIVETALGGKRIVEMLTHDQLPRIC, encoded by the coding sequence GACTCTGCAATCTTAAATGTTGCACCCGGAAAACTTGCCTTTACGACGGATTCCTTTGTAGTGTCTCCGCTGTTTTTTGAGGGCGGTGATATTGGCACACTTGCGGTAAATGGAACCGTAAACGATCTGTCTGTTTGTGGCGCAAAGCCATTATATCTCAGTGCTGCGTTTATAATTGAAGAGGGATTTTTGATCTCTGACCTTAGCAAAATAGTTGAGTCAATGTCAAAAGCCGCCTCTTTAGCAGGTGTAAAAATCGTGACAGGGGACACAAAAGTCGTAGAGAAAGGAAAAGCGGATGGCGTTTTTATAAACACAGCAGGTGTTGGATTTTTGTCAGAAGATGTTGAGATTTCTCCGCTTAAAATAAAAATCTCCGATGTCGTCATAGTAAGCGGTGAGATAGGCAATCACGGAGCCTGCATAATGGCCGGTCGAAACGGGCTGAGTTTTACCCCCCCCCTTCTGACCGACTCAAGGCCGTTAAACGCTCTTATCAAAGAAATGCTTGCTTGTTCAAAAAATATACATTTTATGCGAGACCCAACCCGGGGAGGAATCGCCACAACTCTGAAGGAGGGTGCCGTAGCCTCAGGCAAATGTATCATGATAAAGGAGCACCTGTTACCCATAGCAGATCAGGTCAAAGGACTTTGTGATCTTCTGGGACTTGACCCGCTCTACATTGCTAACGAGGGGATTTTAATAGCAATTGTTGATAAGCAGGATGCTGACAAATTACTTGAAGTAATGAGAAAACACCCGCACGGCAGAAACTCGGCTATAATCGGAGAGGTACTGACAGCCCCAGAAGGTATGGTCATAGTAGAGACAGCCTTAGGCGGAAAACGTATCGTTGAAATGCTGACTCACGATCAACTGCCAAGGATTTGTTAG